The following are encoded in a window of Nomia melanderi isolate GNS246 chromosome 6, iyNomMela1, whole genome shotgun sequence genomic DNA:
- the Arl6IP1 gene encoding ADP-ribosylation factor-like 6 interacting protein 1 isoform X2: MEKHMKQLKRRMECWREVILPLNSILLWERSWYPGLIIGVTSMIFFLIWILEPAFLTIISVFLLALALVDYFVPPITSLLCTVNGWTGQKEKKLNEICQNLSATILQLQGVWNSMLQTRNDRPNFYYAGIITCLIICTWIGSTINNLLLFYIAVNAILLSPGLRHKRRVMSAITFIRDHLSDAKKS, translated from the exons ATG GAAAAACACATGAAACAGTTAAAACGCAGAATGGAATGTTGGCGTGAAGTAATACTTCCATTGAATTCCATTCTATTATGGGAACGATCTTGGTATCCTGGTCTTATAATTGGAGTAACAAGTATGATTTTCTT TTTAATATGGATATTGGAGCCTGCTTTTCTTACAATAATATCTGTATTCCTTCTTGCGTTAGCCTTGGTTGATTATTTTGTACCACCTATAACGTCCCTTTTGTGTACTGTTAATGGTTGGACAGgtcaaaaagagaaaaaattgaATGAGATTTGTCAAAATTTGTCTGCTACAATTTTACAGCTACAAGGTGTTTGGAATTCAATGTTACAAACACGAAATGATCGTCCTAATTTT TATTATGCAGGAATAATAACTTGCCTTATCATTTGTACATGGATTGGAAGTACAATCaacaatttacttttgttttatattgcag TGAATGCAATTCTACTTTCACCAGGACTCAGACACAAAAGACGTGTAATGTCAGCGATAACCTTTATACGCGATCATTTGTCAGATGCAAAAAAATCATAA
- the Set gene encoding NAP domain-containing protein SET isoform X1, which translates to MASPNKKSKELEDPSSGEGVESRDYDIEIQKTLEEIDGCQNQIDGLNEKASDEILEVEKKYNKLRKPYFQKRNDIIKRIPNFWVTAFVNNKEIAEILEEDEEDALRFLNKLEVEEFEDIKSGYRINFHFDENPYFENEVLTKEFHLGSSGDPASQSTPIRWKDGADLTKRAKTKAPLKGRKRPLKHRSFFDWFTDHGDPSSDEIAELIKDDMWPNPLQYYLAPDMDVENGIEGDGEDCDTEEEEEEEDGGADDGDEAGEGEEGDDSIVVVEDDVDEDEEEEEAVNDEDDGVNEEDELLVDDEVDREDGDGDEPE; encoded by the exons ATGGCTTCGCCGAACAAAAAGTCCAAGGAATTGGAGGACCCAAGTTCGGGCGAGGGTGTTGAGTCGCGAGATTACGACATTGAAATACAAAAGACACTCGAAGAGATTGACGGGTGTCAGAATCAAATCGATGGCCTCAATGAGAAAGCCAGCGATGAAATCCTCGAAGTTGAGAAGAAGTATAATAAGTTGCGTAAGCCCTATTTCCAAAAACGGAATGACATTATTAAGAGGATACCCAATTTTTGGGTCACTGCT TTTGTAAACAACAAAGAAATAGCAGAAATAttggaagaagatgaagaagatgcGCTTCGATTCTTAAATAAGCTGGAAGTGGAAGAATTTGAAGATATTAAATCTggttatagaattaatttccacTTCGATGAAAATCCATATTTCGAGAATGAGGTTCTAACTAAAGAATTTCATCTTGGTTCTTCTG GAGATCCAGCTTCTCAAAGTACACCTATACGTTGGAAAGATGGTGCAGATTTAACTAAAAGAGCAAAAACCAAAGCCCCATTGAAAGGTCGCAAAAGGCCGTTGAAACACAGGTCATTTTTTGACTGGTTTACGGATCATGGAGATCCAAGTTCAGATGAAATAGCAGAATTAATTAAGGATGATATGTGGCCTAATCCTTTACAG TATTACTTAGCCCCAGATATGGATGTTGAAAATGGTATTGAAGGAGATGGCGAAGATTGTGacacagaagaagaagaagaagaagaagatggtgGGGCAGATGATGGTGATGAAGCTGGTGAGGGCGAAGAAGGAGATGACAGTATAGTTGTTGTCGAAGATGATGTTgacgaagatgaagaagaagaagaggctgTGAATGATGAAGATGATGGGGTAAACGAGGAAGATGAATTATTAGTTGATGATGAAGTGGATCGTGAag ATGGTGATGGAGATGAACccgaataa
- the sel gene encoding canopy family protein seele isoform X1: MKYLIVLYSILCTYSIVTSVEIDNKYLKCLVCRSTIKEIEGELAKIDPSREIEVGSYRLDAKGNIIHKKVPLVQSEVHISDILDNICEKMSDYVRATYKSNGQLTILNLMGPSGGMNPEMTKVDIIQDNDLNKSLKYYCEGIVEEFEDSIISLFIRKEENIKYQMCTNTAKLCSSTDFAHEDTEQNDTDEEHEEL; this comes from the exons atgaaatatttaattgtactgTATTCTATTCTGTGTACGTATAGTATTGTTACAAGTgtagaaattgataataaatatttaaaatgtttgg TTTGTAGATCCACCATAAAAGAAATTGAAGGGGAATTAGCAAAAATTGACCCTTCAAGAGAAATTGAAGTAGGTAGTTACAGATTAGATGCAAAgggaaatattattcataaaaag GTGCCTCTTGTTCAATCTGAAGTTCACATATCTGATATATTAGACAATATTTGTGAAAAAATGTCAGACTATGTAAGAGCAACGTATAAATCGAATGGTCAACTAACAATTTTGAATCTTATGGGTCCATCTGGTGGTATGAATCCTGAAATGACCAAAGTTGATATTATTCAAGATAATGACttgaataaaagtttaaaatattat TGTGAGGGTATAGTGGAAGAATTTGAAGATTCCATAATTTCACTATTTATTCGCAAAGAAGAGAATATCAAGTATCAGATGTGTACGAACACTGCCAAGCTTTGTAGTTCTACAGATTTTGCCCATGAAGATACTGAGCAAAATGACACAGATGAAGAACATGAAGAAttataa
- the Pex11ab gene encoding peroxisomal biogenesis factor 11ab has product MEKIIKLNEQTAGRDRLIRLLQYGSRAYWYYAQNVHTMQHSAEILRSLEYTLSSFRKLLRLGRCLDTLYKALEMTKYPEGALRIILVASKIANALYLLADHIIWIGRVGLYKVNIEKWSKSANKYWLINVVLNLTRDVYEIINILECKERDALLYASKFSFKTWKQRDLLFPLSNRKDVVMDTMKNVCDLFIPLTALGYTKLTPGMIGVLGIVSSFIGLYTIIHPLYKLTPS; this is encoded by the exons atggaaaaaataattaaattaaatgaacaaactgCAGGCAGAGATAGACTTATCAG GTTGCTTCAATATGGAAGTCGTGCTTATTGGTATTACGCTCAGAATGTTCATACTATGCAACATTCTGCAGAAATTTTAAGAAGTTTGGAATATACCTTAAGCTCATTTAGAAAAT tattacGCCTTGGACGATGTTTGGATACTTTATATAAAGCACTAGAAATGACAAAATATCCAGAGGGTGCTTTAAGAATTATTTTAGTAGCTTCAAAAATTGCTAATGCACTATATCTATTAGCAGATCATATAATTTGGATTGGCCGAGTGGGGTTGTACAAAGTGAACATAGAAAAGTGGAGTAAATCAGCTAATAAATATTGGTTAATAAATGTTGTTCTGAATCTTACCAGAgatgtttatgaaattattaacatcTTGGAATGTAAAGAAAGAGATGCATTATTATATGcatcgaaattttcatttaaaacttgGAAGCAACgtgatttattatttccattgaGCAATCGCAAAGATGTTGTAATGGATACCATGAAAAATGTATGCGACTTATTCATTCCATTGACAGCATTAGGTTACACTAAATTAACTCCTGGAATGATAGGTGTACTTGGTATTGTATCTTCATTCATAGGTCTTTATACAATAATTCATCCATTATATAAGTTAACACCTTCTTAA
- the Arl6IP1 gene encoding ADP-ribosylation factor-like 6 interacting protein 1 isoform X1, whose protein sequence is MTDSAAIEKEKHMKQLKRRMECWREVILPLNSILLWERSWYPGLIIGVTSMIFFLIWILEPAFLTIISVFLLALALVDYFVPPITSLLCTVNGWTGQKEKKLNEICQNLSATILQLQGVWNSMLQTRNDRPNFYYAGIITCLIICTWIGSTINNLLLFYIAVNAILLSPGLRHKRRVMSAITFIRDHLSDAKKS, encoded by the exons ATGACCGACAGTGCGGCAATAGAGAAG GAAAAACACATGAAACAGTTAAAACGCAGAATGGAATGTTGGCGTGAAGTAATACTTCCATTGAATTCCATTCTATTATGGGAACGATCTTGGTATCCTGGTCTTATAATTGGAGTAACAAGTATGATTTTCTT TTTAATATGGATATTGGAGCCTGCTTTTCTTACAATAATATCTGTATTCCTTCTTGCGTTAGCCTTGGTTGATTATTTTGTACCACCTATAACGTCCCTTTTGTGTACTGTTAATGGTTGGACAGgtcaaaaagagaaaaaattgaATGAGATTTGTCAAAATTTGTCTGCTACAATTTTACAGCTACAAGGTGTTTGGAATTCAATGTTACAAACACGAAATGATCGTCCTAATTTT TATTATGCAGGAATAATAACTTGCCTTATCATTTGTACATGGATTGGAAGTACAATCaacaatttacttttgttttatattgcag TGAATGCAATTCTACTTTCACCAGGACTCAGACACAAAAGACGTGTAATGTCAGCGATAACCTTTATACGCGATCATTTGTCAGATGCAAAAAAATCATAA
- the Set gene encoding NAP domain-containing protein SET isoform X2, translating into MASPNKKSKELEDPSSGEGVESRDYDIEIQKTLEEIDGCQNQIDGLNEKASDEILEVEKKYNKLRKPYFQKRNDIIKRIPNFWVTAFVNNKEIAEILEEDEEDALRFLNKLEVEEFEDIKSGYRINFHFDENPYFENEVLTKEFHLGSSASQSTPIRWKDGADLTKRAKTKAPLKGRKRPLKHRSFFDWFTDHGDPSSDEIAELIKDDMWPNPLQYYLAPDMDVENGIEGDGEDCDTEEEEEEEDGGADDGDEAGEGEEGDDSIVVVEDDVDEDEEEEEAVNDEDDGVNEEDELLVDDEVDREDGDGDEPE; encoded by the exons ATGGCTTCGCCGAACAAAAAGTCCAAGGAATTGGAGGACCCAAGTTCGGGCGAGGGTGTTGAGTCGCGAGATTACGACATTGAAATACAAAAGACACTCGAAGAGATTGACGGGTGTCAGAATCAAATCGATGGCCTCAATGAGAAAGCCAGCGATGAAATCCTCGAAGTTGAGAAGAAGTATAATAAGTTGCGTAAGCCCTATTTCCAAAAACGGAATGACATTATTAAGAGGATACCCAATTTTTGGGTCACTGCT TTTGTAAACAACAAAGAAATAGCAGAAATAttggaagaagatgaagaagatgcGCTTCGATTCTTAAATAAGCTGGAAGTGGAAGAATTTGAAGATATTAAATCTggttatagaattaatttccacTTCGATGAAAATCCATATTTCGAGAATGAGGTTCTAACTAAAGAATTTCATCTTGGTTCTTCTG CTTCTCAAAGTACACCTATACGTTGGAAAGATGGTGCAGATTTAACTAAAAGAGCAAAAACCAAAGCCCCATTGAAAGGTCGCAAAAGGCCGTTGAAACACAGGTCATTTTTTGACTGGTTTACGGATCATGGAGATCCAAGTTCAGATGAAATAGCAGAATTAATTAAGGATGATATGTGGCCTAATCCTTTACAG TATTACTTAGCCCCAGATATGGATGTTGAAAATGGTATTGAAGGAGATGGCGAAGATTGTGacacagaagaagaagaagaagaagaagatggtgGGGCAGATGATGGTGATGAAGCTGGTGAGGGCGAAGAAGGAGATGACAGTATAGTTGTTGTCGAAGATGATGTTgacgaagatgaagaagaagaagaggctgTGAATGATGAAGATGATGGGGTAAACGAGGAAGATGAATTATTAGTTGATGATGAAGTGGATCGTGAag ATGGTGATGGAGATGAACccgaataa
- the LOC116428035 gene encoding uncharacterized protein LOC116428035 — protein sequence MSRSILINLIISGIGVIVGISACIVFFAIYGNHDVGFWSLLSGILAATCFHLHWVKKNETLGRWHSKVSLRNLHVVGFLNAVGGIAAMIWYLFLTFYYHIPIEPLSHSMSISAVYAMISGKWGILLAYHSHKYELMIQEDSTPILTESNA from the exons atgtcacgaagtattttaataaatttaataataagtgGTATCGGTGTGATAGTAGGTATATCAGCTTGCATCGTGTTTTTCGCGATTTATGGAAATCACGATGTTGGATTTTGGTCTCTCTTATCAG GTATTTTAGCTGCAACTTGTTTTCATTTACATTgggtaaaaaaaaatgaaactttaggAAGATGGCattccaaagtttcattaagaaatttaCATGTTGTTGGTTTTTTGAATGCTGTTGGAGGCATTGCAGCAATGATTTGGTACCTCTTCCTTACATTTTACTATCATATTC CTATTGAACCACTTTCTCACAGTATGTCAATATCAGCTGTTTATGCCATGATTTCTGGTAAATGGGGTATTTTATTAGCATACCATTCTCATAAATATGAACTGATGATCCAAGAAGATTCTACACCAATATTGACAGAAAGTAATGCCTaa
- the LOC116427906 gene encoding ubiquitin-conjugating enzyme E2 S, with amino-acid sequence MAAVSSKSNVENLSPQIIRRVAKEMSELAAQPPEGIRVILNEEDVTDIQAIIEGPSGTPYAGGFFRVKLALGKDFPQGPPKAFFLTKIFHPNVAKNGEICVNTLKKDWKSDLGIKHILLTVKCLLIVPNAESALNEEAGKLLLERYDDYSERAKMMTEIHAQGGGKGSKAGLESCASSEVGGPLPKKHAGDKKLSAEKKKMLKDKKRTLKRL; translated from the exons ATGGCTGCTGTAAGTTCT AAATCAAATGTCGAAAACTTATCCCCACAAATTATCCGACGAGTAGCCAAGGAAATGAGCGAATTAGCTGCACAACCACCCGAGGGTATCCGTGTTATTTTGAACGAGGAAGATGTTACGGACATTCAAGCAATTATCGAAGGACCCT CTGGTACACCATACGCGGGTGGTTTCTTCAGAGTAAAATTAGCTCTTGGCAAAGATTTCCCCCAAGGACCACCAAAGGCATTCTTCCTTACAAAGATCTTTCATCCAAATGTTGCGAAAAATGGAGAAATATgtgttaatacattaaaaaaggATTGGAAATCAGATCTCGGAATTAAACATATATTattg ACTGTAAAATGTCTCTTAATAGTGCCAAATGCAGAATCTGCTTTAAACGAAGAAGCTGGTAAATTACTTTTAGAAAGGTACGATGATTACTCTGAGCGAGCGAAAATGATGACAGAAATACATGCACAG GGAGGTGGGAAAGGCAGCAAAGCGGGTCTGGAAAGTTGTGCTTCCTCTGAAGTCGGAGGACCTCTCCCAAAAAAGCATGCAGGAGATAAAAAACTATCggcggaaaagaaaaaaatgttaaaagataAGAAAAGGACACTAAAGAGATTATAA
- the Ref1 gene encoding RNA and export factor binding protein 1 — MKMVDKIEMSLDDIIKQNKGTRPRGGGGRRGRGAGNSPRRGARRTQRVGGGVMRGRSRGGITRNSLPYTRGDVNSAWKHDMFDGVKKVGRSAIGSAGTTKLLVSNLDFGVSDSDIQELFSEFGPLKSAAVHYDRSGRSLGSADVIFERRADAIKAMKQYNGVPLDGREMNIQVATSEIPVTSIRGGPRLTGSNYTQRPQPRFRGNRGTGSIRGRGTGRRGGRGGSRQPTKTPTAEELDAELEAYVKEVK; from the exons ATGAAGATGGTGGATAAGATAGAAATGAGCCTGGATGACATTATTAAGCAAAATAAAGGGACCAGACCGCGCGGAGGTGGTGGCAGACGCGGTAGAGGTGCCGGTAACTCACCTCGTAGAGGAGCACGCAGAACTCAAAGAGTTGGTGGTGGCGTCATGCGGGGACGCAGTCGTGGTGGCATTACACGAAATTCTTTACCATATACAAGG GGTGATGTAAACAGTGCTTGGAAGCATGATATGTTTGATGGAGTAAAAAAGGTTGGCCGAAGTGCTATAGGTAGCGCAGGAACAACTAAACTTCTCGTATCCAATTTGGACTTTGGTGTATCAGATTCAGATATTCAG GAATTATTTAGTGAATTCGGTCCCCTGAAGTCAGCAGCAGTACATTATGATAGATCAGGCCGATCTTTAGGCTCTGCAGATGTTATATTTGAAAGAAGAGCAGATGCTATTAAAGCGATGAAACAGTATAACGGCGTTCCACTAGATG GTCGTGAAATGAACATACAAGTAGCTACCTCTGAAATACCCGTCACGTCTATCCGTGGAGGCCCGAGACTTACCGGCAGTAATTACACACAGAGACCTCAGCCCCGCTTTAGGGGTAATCGTGGAACAGGATCCATCAGAG gacGTGGAACTGGTCGAcgcggtggtagaggaggcAGTCGACAACCAACGAAAACTCCCACAGCTGAAGAACTAGATGCTGAATTGGAAGCTTATGTAAAAGAAGTAAAGTAA
- the sel gene encoding canopy family protein seele isoform X2, producing the protein MFGSTIKEIEGELAKIDPSREIEVGSYRLDAKGNIIHKKVPLVQSEVHISDILDNICEKMSDYVRATYKSNGQLTILNLMGPSGGMNPEMTKVDIIQDNDLNKSLKYYCEGIVEEFEDSIISLFIRKEENIKYQMCTNTAKLCSSTDFAHEDTEQNDTDEEHEEL; encoded by the exons atgtttgg ATCCACCATAAAAGAAATTGAAGGGGAATTAGCAAAAATTGACCCTTCAAGAGAAATTGAAGTAGGTAGTTACAGATTAGATGCAAAgggaaatattattcataaaaag GTGCCTCTTGTTCAATCTGAAGTTCACATATCTGATATATTAGACAATATTTGTGAAAAAATGTCAGACTATGTAAGAGCAACGTATAAATCGAATGGTCAACTAACAATTTTGAATCTTATGGGTCCATCTGGTGGTATGAATCCTGAAATGACCAAAGTTGATATTATTCAAGATAATGACttgaataaaagtttaaaatattat TGTGAGGGTATAGTGGAAGAATTTGAAGATTCCATAATTTCACTATTTATTCGCAAAGAAGAGAATATCAAGTATCAGATGTGTACGAACACTGCCAAGCTTTGTAGTTCTACAGATTTTGCCCATGAAGATACTGAGCAAAATGACACAGATGAAGAACATGAAGAAttataa